In Persicimonas caeni, a single window of DNA contains:
- a CDS encoding WYL domain-containing transcriptional regulator, with the protein MPKDGPFSIPTIRGRIAEKLDKASARVDEGEEEMEFPPSPAEVALRTSEERGVVALACLILENLREHGGTRAPKRPLETVLRKTLASFGPKEVMDIEVEAYEILLWLGSTIDPEWSQQSSSDVDQIGENSSYDELIRWAIGGNHDLEMDYYSRGRGELTHRRVTPISLDAETYLHAYCHLRRDERVFRISRIADLRPMGGWSKHRRRQGAETKAKTQAEPKPKPAEASKPTQKPDDSNDDNPQMSLLDG; encoded by the coding sequence GTGCCGAAAGACGGGCCATTTAGTATCCCGACCATCAGGGGACGCATCGCCGAGAAGCTCGACAAAGCCTCGGCGCGGGTCGACGAGGGCGAGGAGGAGATGGAGTTTCCGCCCTCGCCGGCGGAGGTCGCGCTGCGCACGTCCGAAGAGCGCGGGGTCGTGGCCCTGGCGTGCCTGATTCTCGAGAACCTACGCGAGCACGGCGGAACGCGCGCGCCCAAGCGGCCGCTCGAGACCGTGCTGCGAAAGACCCTCGCCTCCTTCGGCCCCAAAGAGGTCATGGACATCGAGGTCGAGGCCTACGAGATCTTGTTGTGGCTCGGCAGCACGATCGACCCGGAGTGGTCGCAGCAATCGTCGAGCGACGTCGATCAGATCGGCGAAAACTCGAGCTACGACGAGCTCATTCGCTGGGCCATCGGCGGCAACCACGACCTCGAGATGGACTACTACAGCCGCGGCCGCGGCGAATTGACCCATCGGCGAGTCACCCCTATCAGCCTCGACGCCGAGACGTACCTGCACGCCTACTGCCATCTTCGCCGCGACGAGCGCGTCTTTCGCATCAGCCGAATCGCCGACCTGCGGCCGATGGGCGGCTGGAGCAAGCACAGGCGACGCCAGGGAGCCGAAACCAAGGCGAAGACGCAAGCGGAGCCCAAACCGAAGCCGGCCGAAGCCTCCAAGCCGACCCAAAAGCCCGACGACTCCAACGACGACAACCCCCAAATGAGCCTCCTCGACGGGTGA
- the mog gene encoding molybdopterin adenylyltransferase, whose protein sequence is MTDQTIKIGIVTVSDRAYRGEYEDRGGPAIRQWLQKGLVSEWEEEFRLIPDEYSQITATLEELVDEAGCHLVLTTGGTGPAPRDVTPDATVEVADKVLDGFGEKMRAISLQYVPTAILSRQVGVVRGRSLIVNLPGNPKAVAEILDELFEVIPYTIELLEGPRMQCDPDVVVPFRPKHAK, encoded by the coding sequence ATGACAGATCAAACCATCAAAATCGGCATCGTCACCGTCAGCGACCGCGCCTACCGCGGCGAGTATGAAGACCGCGGCGGACCGGCCATTCGCCAGTGGCTTCAAAAGGGGTTGGTCTCGGAGTGGGAGGAGGAGTTTCGGCTCATCCCCGACGAGTACTCCCAGATTACGGCCACGCTCGAGGAGCTGGTCGACGAAGCGGGCTGCCACCTGGTGCTCACCACCGGTGGCACCGGGCCCGCCCCGCGTGACGTCACCCCCGACGCCACCGTCGAGGTCGCTGACAAGGTGCTCGACGGCTTCGGCGAGAAGATGCGCGCCATCAGCCTGCAATACGTGCCCACCGCGATTCTGTCGCGCCAGGTGGGCGTGGTCCGCGGCCGCTCGCTCATCGTCAACCTGCCCGGCAATCCCAAGGCGGTCGCCGAAATCCTGGACGAGCTCTTCGAGGTCATCCCCTACACCATCGAACTGCTCGAAGGCCCGCGCATGCAGTGCGATCCGGACGTGGTCGTGCCTTTCCGGCCGAAGCACGCGAAGTAG
- the ychF gene encoding redox-regulated ATPase YchF — MSVSAGVVGLPNVGKSTIFNALTEAGADSANYPFCTIDPNVGIVPVPDPRLDIINAHITTQEVIPTVVEIVDIAGLVKGASEGEGLGNKFLANIREVDAILHVVRCFEDSDVTHVEGGVDPARDVDIINTELILADMQTVDKRLEKAKRAAKSQDKEEIARVKVLEKVIETLNEGLPARSLELNDNERRLVHDCHLLTMKPVLYVANVDENDLEGQSEHVQTLRNLAEGEKSGVVVLCGSIESELAELEDAEKREMLEGLGIDEPALNVLVRAAYKLLGLQSFFTAGEKEVRAWTIPVGATAPQAAGVIHTDFEKRFIRAEVYTVDALEEHGDEAGIRSAGKLRLEGKDYVVKDGDIMHIRHNA, encoded by the coding sequence ATGAGTGTTTCCGCCGGTGTCGTTGGACTCCCCAACGTCGGAAAATCGACCATCTTCAACGCGCTGACCGAGGCTGGCGCTGATTCGGCCAACTACCCCTTCTGCACCATCGATCCCAACGTGGGCATCGTGCCGGTGCCCGATCCGCGCCTGGACATCATCAACGCGCATATCACCACCCAGGAGGTCATCCCGACCGTCGTCGAGATCGTCGACATCGCCGGGCTGGTCAAAGGGGCTTCGGAGGGTGAAGGCCTGGGCAACAAATTCTTGGCCAATATCCGCGAAGTCGACGCCATCTTGCACGTGGTGCGCTGCTTCGAGGACTCCGACGTGACCCACGTCGAGGGCGGCGTCGACCCCGCGCGCGACGTCGACATCATCAACACCGAGTTGATCTTGGCGGACATGCAGACCGTCGATAAGCGCCTCGAGAAGGCCAAGCGGGCGGCCAAGAGCCAGGACAAAGAGGAGATCGCCCGGGTCAAAGTGCTCGAGAAGGTCATCGAGACCCTCAACGAAGGCTTGCCCGCGCGCTCGCTGGAGCTGAACGACAACGAGCGGCGCCTCGTGCACGACTGTCACCTGCTCACCATGAAGCCGGTGCTCTACGTCGCCAACGTCGACGAGAACGATCTCGAGGGCCAGTCCGAGCACGTCCAGACGCTTCGCAACCTCGCCGAGGGCGAGAAGAGCGGCGTGGTCGTGTTGTGCGGCTCCATCGAATCGGAGCTCGCCGAGCTCGAAGATGCCGAAAAGCGAGAGATGCTCGAAGGCCTGGGCATCGACGAGCCCGCCCTCAACGTGCTGGTGCGCGCCGCCTACAAGCTTCTGGGGCTGCAGAGCTTCTTCACCGCCGGTGAAAAAGAGGTCCGCGCCTGGACCATCCCGGTAGGCGCCACCGCCCCGCAGGCCGCCGGCGTCATCCACACCGACTTCGAAAAGCGGTTCATCCGCGCCGAGGTCTACACCGTCGACGCGCTCGAAGAGCACGGCGACGAGGCGGGCATCCGCTCGGCCGGTAAGCTGCGCTTGGAGGGCAAGGATTACGTGGTGAAGGATGGCGACATCATGCATATCCGCCACAACGCGTAG
- a CDS encoding DUF4352 domain-containing protein gives MTNPFGFRVARVLLLVAAALLTAGAACEKPAVTEMKKPVQAGGVQFNVTGYDVRYLELNADGKTVEYPEPVLAINVEVTNQKDQPLTYTPSHRTQQVTEANAPLLYQDPGKEADLPPASKQTINGVFLEEGQLDEQVTQSKTLAKGESLTDVFLFEVPEAKEAALILSLPPTMHHGAVPVLFRIPYQYQKPKGPTVHEMGKTVSAGPVGFTVEKAEVAYIKTKHTIEGEGYSSNPRLKISYKVENTGKEPITYSPEHNVEGARGAALYSGGETFNRVKMPSNAEAEGQITDSTEIKPGKSVTDFVLFERPSKEVKSVTFVYPADRFGGEGLVRVEVPYEYKDPELPKELKKKKAEKKDD, from the coding sequence ATGACCAATCCCTTCGGATTTCGAGTCGCGAGAGTTCTGCTACTCGTCGCTGCCGCGCTTTTGACGGCAGGGGCTGCCTGTGAGAAGCCGGCGGTGACCGAGATGAAGAAGCCGGTCCAGGCCGGCGGTGTGCAGTTTAACGTGACTGGCTACGACGTCCGCTATCTGGAGTTGAACGCCGACGGCAAGACGGTCGAGTACCCCGAGCCGGTGCTCGCCATCAACGTCGAGGTGACCAACCAAAAAGATCAGCCGCTGACGTACACCCCGTCGCATCGCACGCAGCAGGTCACCGAGGCGAACGCGCCGCTGCTCTACCAAGATCCGGGCAAGGAAGCCGACTTGCCGCCGGCCTCCAAGCAGACGATCAACGGCGTTTTCCTCGAAGAGGGCCAGCTCGACGAGCAGGTCACCCAGTCGAAGACGCTCGCCAAGGGCGAAAGCCTCACCGATGTCTTCTTGTTCGAGGTGCCCGAGGCCAAAGAGGCCGCGCTCATCTTGAGCCTGCCGCCGACCATGCACCACGGGGCGGTGCCGGTGCTCTTCCGCATTCCCTATCAGTACCAGAAGCCCAAAGGACCCACGGTCCACGAGATGGGCAAAACGGTCAGCGCCGGCCCGGTCGGATTCACCGTCGAGAAGGCCGAAGTCGCCTACATCAAGACCAAGCACACCATCGAGGGTGAGGGCTACAGCTCCAACCCGCGCCTCAAGATCAGCTATAAGGTGGAGAACACCGGCAAAGAGCCGATCACCTACTCGCCCGAGCACAACGTCGAAGGCGCCCGTGGTGCCGCGCTCTACAGCGGTGGAGAGACGTTCAACCGCGTCAAGATGCCCTCGAACGCCGAGGCCGAAGGGCAGATCACGGACAGCACCGAAATCAAACCGGGCAAATCGGTCACCGACTTCGTCCTCTTCGAGCGTCCGTCCAAAGAAGTGAAGAGCGTCACGTTCGTCTACCCGGCCGACCGCTTCGGTGGCGAGGGCCTCGTTCGTGTCGAGGTTCCCTACGAGTACAAGGACCCCGAGCTCCCCAAAGAGCTCAAAAAGAAGAAGGCCGAGAAGAAAGACGATTAG
- a CDS encoding OmpP1/FadL family transporter, whose translation MKYQRLTTSLVAVLAILLIASEAFAGGFYLPGRGVRPLGRAGAFVASGEGNLNSLWYNPANLTLSEGMELTVDLAVVDLAFDFQRAPRVTQGGDTIEYGRVESSAAPQPIPQILIGGPTGNDDLSWAFGFYTPYMAGATFPENGPQRYTLIDNVGSAMGFLHAAVSYKLGDGARVGLGVQNAFASFRLVSTTSAYTGLHGRPEDEDLDILSKIELSDFFAPAGNIGFWVKLGPSMEAAISAQSPVFFEDGDAELTVRMPSHPEFDNARLTNNTLAASMVLPAVARVALRYVDDPIDIELAGVWEGWSAFKEIKATPNDIEVEGVPGIGSIPVGPLTIPENWKDTFSVRLGGDFKVDEALTLRAGYNFETGAVPDEYYSVFSPDSDKHTVAAGMSWAFDGWQLDAGTAYYFFSDRNIDTSNMRQINPTDAENELATVVGNGEYSSRYFVFGMGVNYMFE comes from the coding sequence TTGAAATACCAAAGACTCACCACATCCCTCGTCGCCGTTCTGGCGATCTTGCTTATCGCCAGCGAAGCCTTCGCCGGCGGCTTCTACTTGCCCGGCCGCGGCGTGCGCCCCCTGGGACGCGCCGGCGCATTTGTGGCCAGCGGCGAGGGCAACCTGAACAGCCTGTGGTACAACCCCGCCAACCTCACGTTGAGCGAGGGGATGGAGCTGACGGTCGACCTGGCCGTGGTCGACTTGGCCTTCGACTTCCAGCGGGCCCCGCGCGTCACTCAGGGCGGCGACACGATCGAGTACGGGCGAGTCGAGAGCTCGGCGGCGCCCCAGCCGATCCCGCAGATTCTGATCGGCGGCCCCACCGGCAACGACGACCTGAGCTGGGCGTTCGGCTTCTATACGCCGTACATGGCGGGTGCGACGTTCCCCGAGAACGGCCCGCAGCGCTACACCCTCATCGACAACGTCGGCTCGGCGATGGGCTTTTTGCACGCTGCGGTGAGCTACAAGCTGGGTGACGGGGCGCGGGTAGGACTGGGCGTACAGAACGCCTTCGCATCGTTTCGGCTGGTGAGCACGACCTCGGCCTACACCGGCCTGCACGGCCGCCCCGAGGACGAAGACCTCGACATCTTGAGCAAAATCGAACTCTCCGACTTCTTCGCCCCGGCGGGCAATATCGGGTTCTGGGTGAAGTTGGGTCCGTCGATGGAGGCTGCAATCTCGGCGCAGTCGCCCGTCTTCTTCGAGGACGGCGACGCCGAGCTGACCGTGCGCATGCCGAGTCACCCGGAGTTCGACAACGCCCGGCTGACCAACAACACCCTGGCGGCGAGCATGGTGCTGCCGGCGGTGGCGCGCGTGGCGCTTCGCTACGTCGACGATCCGATCGACATCGAGCTGGCAGGGGTGTGGGAGGGGTGGTCGGCGTTCAAAGAGATCAAGGCGACCCCCAACGACATCGAAGTCGAAGGCGTGCCGGGCATCGGCTCGATTCCGGTCGGGCCGCTGACCATCCCCGAAAACTGGAAGGACACGTTCTCGGTGCGCCTGGGCGGCGACTTCAAGGTCGACGAGGCGCTGACGCTTCGGGCCGGCTACAACTTCGAGACCGGCGCCGTTCCCGACGAGTACTACAGCGTCTTCTCACCCGACAGCGACAAGCACACCGTCGCCGCGGGCATGAGCTGGGCCTTCGACGGCTGGCAACTCGACGCCGGCACCGCCTACTACTTCTTCTCCGACCGCAACATCGACACGTCGAATATGCGCCAGATCAACCCCACCGACGCCGAAAACGAACTCGCCACCGTGGTGGGCAACGGGGAGTACTCGTCGCGCTACTTCGTGTTCGGCATGGGCGTGAACTACATGTTCGAATAA
- a CDS encoding 2-hydroxymuconic semialdehyde dehydrogenase, with protein MFKHFINGEFVPSTSGRTFDNINPVTGELVGKVAEGGEEEVDRAVAAAQRALEGPWGTMPRLERLDLLEKVAEGIEARFDDFLAAEIADTGKPKRFASKVDIPRGAANLKFFANLARNLESQSYTMDTSDGGKALSYVLREPVGVVGVISPWNLPLLLLTWKLGPALAMGNTVVVKPSEETPGTATLLGEVFDEVGVPPGVYNVVNGLGPNSAGEAITRHPGISAITFTGESRTGQIIQKASAESLKSLSFELGGKNPALIFADCDFDAAVAGTTRSVFANCGQVCLCSERVYVERPIFDDFVAALKEKAEDLKMGDPFDEATGFGPLISEEHRQKVLSYYELAREEGATVVTGGGIPELDAPYSNGFYVEPTIWTGLADDARCMREEVFGPVCHIRPFDTDDEAIALANDSDYGLAAAIWTQNLERAHKVAARVETGMVWLNTWFLRDLRTPFGGVKLSGVGREGGMHSLDFYSELKTVCTKL; from the coding sequence ATGTTCAAACACTTCATCAACGGCGAATTCGTCCCCTCCACGTCGGGACGCACCTTCGACAACATCAACCCCGTCACCGGCGAGCTGGTCGGCAAGGTCGCCGAGGGCGGCGAAGAGGAGGTCGATCGCGCCGTCGCGGCCGCCCAGCGCGCCCTCGAAGGCCCCTGGGGCACGATGCCTAGGCTCGAGCGACTCGACCTGTTGGAGAAGGTCGCCGAGGGGATCGAGGCGCGCTTCGACGACTTTCTGGCCGCCGAAATCGCCGACACCGGCAAGCCCAAGCGCTTCGCCTCCAAGGTCGATATCCCGCGCGGGGCGGCCAACCTGAAGTTCTTCGCGAACCTGGCGCGCAACCTCGAGTCGCAGTCGTACACGATGGACACCTCCGACGGCGGCAAGGCCCTGAGCTACGTGCTCCGCGAGCCGGTCGGCGTGGTCGGGGTCATCTCGCCGTGGAACCTGCCGCTGCTCTTGCTCACCTGGAAGCTCGGCCCGGCGCTCGCCATGGGCAACACGGTGGTGGTCAAGCCGTCGGAGGAGACGCCCGGCACGGCCACGCTGCTTGGAGAGGTCTTCGACGAGGTGGGCGTGCCGCCCGGCGTCTACAACGTCGTCAACGGGCTCGGCCCCAACTCCGCCGGCGAAGCGATTACGCGCCACCCGGGCATCTCGGCGATCACGTTCACCGGCGAGAGCCGCACCGGCCAGATCATCCAGAAAGCCTCGGCCGAATCGCTCAAGTCGCTCTCGTTCGAGCTCGGCGGCAAGAACCCGGCGCTCATCTTCGCCGACTGCGACTTCGACGCCGCCGTGGCCGGCACGACGCGCTCGGTCTTCGCCAACTGCGGGCAGGTCTGCCTGTGCTCCGAGCGCGTCTATGTCGAGCGCCCCATCTTCGACGACTTCGTGGCCGCGCTCAAAGAGAAGGCCGAGGACCTGAAGATGGGCGACCCGTTCGACGAGGCGACCGGGTTCGGCCCGCTCATCTCCGAGGAGCACCGCCAGAAGGTCCTCTCGTACTACGAACTCGCCCGCGAGGAGGGCGCCACGGTGGTCACCGGCGGCGGCATCCCCGAACTCGACGCGCCCTACTCGAACGGGTTTTACGTCGAGCCCACGATTTGGACTGGCCTGGCCGACGACGCGCGGTGTATGCGCGAGGAAGTCTTCGGGCCGGTCTGCCACATCCGCCCGTTCGACACCGACGACGAGGCGATCGCGCTCGCCAACGACAGCGACTACGGACTCGCCGCGGCGATCTGGACGCAAAACCTCGAGCGCGCCCATAAGGTCGCCGCCCGGGTCGAGACCGGCATGGTCTGGCTCAACACCTGGTTTTTACGCGACCTTCGCACCCCGTTCGGCGGCGTGAAGCTCAGCGGCGTCGGCCGCGAGGGCGGCATGCACTCGCTCGACTTCTATAGCGAATTGAAGACTGTTTGCACCAAGCTGTAG
- a CDS encoding caib/baif family protein: MAEDIPLSKSGFERALRELVKETKANRENPGSYKCEGSQRCYGCMFTTDSVDCFNCTYCDACEQCSECTHCKGCVGCHECSYCVNSRNCSNSSYLIMSEDCSDCVFCFGCVGLSKKEFHILNQKFSRDEYFRKLEVLEKEFGLKRRR, translated from the coding sequence ATGGCCGAAGACATCCCGCTGAGCAAATCTGGCTTCGAGCGCGCCCTGCGCGAATTGGTCAAAGAAACCAAGGCAAACCGAGAGAATCCAGGCTCTTACAAATGCGAGGGATCGCAGCGCTGCTACGGGTGCATGTTCACCACCGACAGCGTCGATTGCTTCAACTGCACCTACTGCGACGCGTGTGAACAATGCAGCGAGTGCACCCACTGCAAAGGCTGCGTCGGGTGTCACGAGTGCAGCTATTGCGTGAATTCACGGAACTGCTCGAACTCGTCGTATCTGATCATGAGCGAAGATTGCTCAGACTGCGTCTTCTGCTTCGGGTGCGTGGGCCTGAGCAAAAAGGAGTTCCACATCCTCAACCAGAAGTTCTCGCGCGACGAGTACTTCCGTAAGCTCGAGGTGCTCGAAAAGGAGTTTGGGCTGAAGCGTCGTCGGTAG
- a CDS encoding Smr/MutS family protein → MSDKKKKEKSPFAGALADKLKGLDIEPAERDEAVEDNASRSSESTTSSKRQPSGRDSNPRPELDAPSASELDKGELSDEELFAKAVEELAPEDVYRGKFHGQGPEFPEENRPGTPEGRTSAAPGVSQENEGDSPEDRAAADEEARQDLDMLREMRQFEKAVGPVDKLVRNDKYRRKSSPDPKKDAERALSYRSESPDMITPALPKSGDGLNNVGPLDAAQKEMLDRYKKRSRRHDVPEINFRGDSVEDALRQLELFAHQHWKGGARFVRIIHGRGLQSDGDPVLKPAILRWLEGPGFRYVRGYVPEVNSAGDYGSLIVELERRDP, encoded by the coding sequence TTGAGTGACAAGAAGAAGAAAGAAAAATCACCGTTTGCCGGCGCACTGGCCGACAAACTCAAAGGCCTCGACATCGAGCCTGCCGAACGAGACGAGGCCGTCGAGGACAACGCCTCCCGTTCGTCCGAAAGCACCACCTCCTCCAAGCGCCAGCCGTCGGGGCGAGACTCCAACCCTCGCCCCGAACTCGACGCCCCCTCCGCATCCGAACTCGATAAAGGCGAGTTGAGCGACGAAGAGCTCTTCGCCAAAGCCGTCGAAGAGCTTGCGCCCGAGGATGTCTACCGCGGCAAATTTCACGGCCAGGGGCCCGAGTTTCCCGAAGAGAACCGCCCCGGCACACCCGAGGGACGAACGTCGGCGGCTCCTGGGGTCTCGCAGGAGAACGAAGGCGACTCCCCCGAAGATCGAGCAGCCGCCGACGAGGAGGCGCGACAAGATCTCGACATGCTTCGCGAGATGCGCCAGTTCGAGAAGGCCGTCGGCCCCGTCGATAAGCTCGTGCGCAACGACAAGTACCGGCGCAAGAGCTCTCCCGACCCAAAAAAGGACGCCGAGCGCGCGCTGTCGTACAGAAGCGAATCGCCCGACATGATCACCCCGGCGCTTCCCAAGTCCGGCGACGGGCTCAACAACGTCGGCCCGCTCGACGCCGCCCAAAAGGAGATGCTCGACCGCTACAAAAAGCGCAGCCGGCGCCACGACGTCCCCGAGATCAACTTTCGTGGCGACTCGGTCGAGGACGCGCTTCGCCAGCTCGAGCTCTTCGCCCACCAGCATTGGAAGGGCGGCGCGCGCTTCGTGCGCATCATTCACGGCCGCGGACTGCAGTCCGACGGCGACCCGGTGCTCAAGCCGGCAATTCTGCGCTGGCTCGAAGGCCCCGGCTTCCGCTACGTTCGCGGCTACGTCCCCGAGGTCAACTCGGCAGGCGACTACGGTAGCTTGATTGTCGAATTAGAACGCCGGGATCCTTAG